A single region of the Amphiura filiformis chromosome 7, Afil_fr2py, whole genome shotgun sequence genome encodes:
- the LOC140157165 gene encoding uncharacterized protein: MKTFSTILIVVLFATMVAGYPDALTRGTIRKHAHDHDDDAHDHDDDAWEGKLRLCGEDLEDKEFDICGHRHKRDLKDALAFLEDEGNRKRHGRIVEECCRETCYHEELLEIC; encoded by the exons ATGAAGACTTTCTCAACCATATTGATTGTGGTCTTATTCGCCACGATGGTTGCCGGTTATCCAG ACGCATTAACCAGAGGAACGATAAGGAAACACgcacatgaccatgatgatgacgcacatgaccatgatgatgacgcATG GGAGGGTAAACTGAGACTTTGCGGAGAAGATTTGGAGGATAAAGAATTCGATATTTGCGGCCATCGCCATAAACGAGACCTAAAAG ATGCTCTCGCCTTCCTGGAAGATGAGGGAAACAGAAAGCGCCATGGCCGTATCGTAGAAGAATGTTGTAGGGAAACGTGTTATCATGAAGAACTTCTGGAAATCTGCTGA